The DNA segment CGTCGCGGACGGCGCGTACGACCTCGATGGGTTGACCGGCGGGGTCGGTGAGGTCCCAGTCTTCGTAGCGTTTGCCGGCGACGATCGGGCAGGCGTCGCCCCAGTCCATGGTGATGACGGCGTCCGAGGCGTGGACGGCGTCAGTGGTGAGGATTTTCGGGGGCTGGTTGGGGATGCGGCTTGTACGCCGTGGCCAGCCGACCAGGCAGCGGCCCGGACGGTCGGCGGAGGCCAGGTGCTCGGCGAATCACGCCGATGCGCAAGGACTGCCAGCGCCTACCGTCGTGCCACCCCATCACCGGCGTCGCGTACACGTCCCGCACCGGCGGCGCCTCGTGTCAACGGACACTTGTGTCTGGCTCTGGCGCAAAGTCCGTGATCGGGTTGGTGTCGTCGTCGTGGTCAGATACGGAGGAGTACGCATCGGCGTAGGAGGTCGAAGTTGGCTCGGCCGTACATTTGTCGTTTGATGGCTTTGATGCGGCAGACTGCTCCTTCGACGGCTCCGCTGCTCCAGTGCAGGGCGATGCCGTTGCGGACGGCGTCGTAGTCCTTGAGCAGTCCGGCGGCGAAGCCTTGGATGTGGGTGATGGCGCTGGTTTTCGCGTTGGCGATCCAGGTGTCGAGGTGGTTGGCGCGGTGTTCGCGGAGCATTCCGGCGAAGTCGCTGACCAGCTTGTTCGCGTTTCGCAACGTGTCGCATCGATCGAGGATCCGGGTGAGGTCTGCTCGTTCTTTGTCGGTGGTTTTGTTGGCGGGAAGGATGATCCAGCCGGTCACCTCGCGCGGTGTGGGTGTCGCTGGAGGGATCGCGCTGGGCGGGGTAGCGGTTGTCCGCCATTCCTGCAGCTGTCGGCGTACGGATCGTTCGGTGCCTCGGTAGCCGATCGCGCGCAGTTCTTCGGTGAGCCGGGCGGCGTTGGTCCAGCCTTCCTCCCAGCGTCGGATGAGGTAGTCCAGGTGGGCGTCGAGCTCGCGGCCACGCCGCGACGATGGGATCAGTAATTCGTCGGCGGTGGCTGCGCGGACGTAGCGGCGGACGGTATTTCCGTCCAGATTCAGTGCCTTGCAGATCGCCCCGGTTCCCACTCCTCGCTGGTGCAGAGCGTGGACTTCGGCGTGCCGCTGGCGGGTCAGTTCCGCGCGTCGCCCCTCAACCGCCGGCACCGCCGGCGCCGGTTGGGCAACGGCGGCTTCGGCGGGCTGGTCGCGGAGGCAACCGCGGTGGGCGCGGACGACCTTGTCCACGGCCTCGGTGAGATTCTTCAGCAGGTGCCAGCGATCGGCGACCTGGATAGCCTCGGGAGCGCCGAGCCGCGCGCCTTCGGCGTATCCACCTGCCCGGTCACGGCAAATCGTCTCGGCTCCGGGATGTGCACGTAGCCACTGCGCGAACGTGTCGCCGGCCCGGTCAGGCAACATGTCGATCGGCTGGTGATTGTCCATGTCTACCAGGATCGACCCGTATTTGCGGCCACGGCGGAACGCGAAATCATCGACCCCGACCACCGACACCGAGCCAGGCTCGGGCACCGGCAGTGCCCGGACCAGCCGCAACAGCGTCGACCGGGATGCCTCAACGGCCAACCGCCGCGTCAGCCGATGACCGGGCCGGCCGCCCAGCGTCAGCGCGATCATTTCCAGCATGCGGCGTTGCAGCGGAGTAC comes from the Fodinicola acaciae genome and includes:
- a CDS encoding ISL3 family transposase, giving the protein MLLPHLAPLRIEEVVRRGSVLHLQASVADVDATCPGCGARSRRVHSRYERSLSEPAIGGQETVIRLRVRRFLCHNTECEKVTFVEQVAGVTTPYARRTPLQRRMLEMIALTLGGRPGHRLTRRLAVEASRSTLLRLVRALPVPEPGSVSVVGVDDFAFRRGRKYGSILVDMDNHQPIDMLPDRAGDTFAQWLRAHPGAETICRDRAGGYAEGARLGAPEAIQVADRWHLLKNLTEAVDKVVRAHRGCLRDQPAEAAVAQPAPAVPAVEGRRAELTRQRHAEVHALHQRGVGTGAICKALNLDGNTVRRYVRAATADELLIPSSRRGRELDAHLDYLIRRWEEGWTNAARLTEELRAIGYRGTERSVRRQLQEWRTTATPPSAIPPATPTPREVTGWIILPANKTTDKERADLTRILDRCDTLRNANKLVSDFAGMLREHRANHLDTWIANAKTSAITHIQGFAAGLLKDYDAVRNGIALHWSSGAVEGAVCRIKAIKRQMYGRANFDLLRRCVLLRI